A section of the Paenibacillus aurantius genome encodes:
- a CDS encoding ABC transporter substrate-binding protein yields MKQVIKVTNTFLTFAMAVGITGCTKSGQTTESPGVKPAETLKAQGTPAPTADPLKGTIRVNLRGASAEVWNKMAESYTALHPNVKVIVDVKPAQGYREWVQAQFAAGKPEADFIMTNENSELAKEKFVDFKPYLEKVNPYTSKPWKEALNLEGMGINLEDPQLDQLNSLNIESVQILWMYNKEIFQKAGISSPPKTFNELMAAFQKIKDAGYTPFSIGGNALSLWSGQAGWLMRIFPDQYFRDYINQIRSKSGDYTYLPKDETWKFDLKDPYNDARAKVSPNELRMLKAIHDKEGPYKIEGNPAWRDVYENLKKLFGYAPQGFMGMSEDQAYKLFLTGKAATMVALPSSYWQLPKDFKDAEKTGESGGVKPFEFGYFNMPSMEGPLVQAPARTIHVNTGFYGFVKKDAEQTALDIDFMMYFTSPKGFKVYMEAVQNSKDASMTGAPMLNNIELPESMKKAFESFSAIGNTEGLPSPGNVLARGLYDYQPSVQSYVGLISKYFSGQIGVDEFMKQYQADIDSKFETMMKERKKWEISDLEHPERKPPVRQ; encoded by the coding sequence TTGAAGCAGGTTATTAAGGTTACGAATACGTTTCTGACTTTTGCTATGGCAGTCGGCATCACGGGATGCACAAAGAGCGGACAGACGACGGAGTCCCCTGGCGTCAAACCGGCAGAAACACTAAAGGCACAAGGCACTCCTGCTCCGACCGCGGACCCGCTCAAAGGTACCATACGGGTCAATCTCCGGGGAGCATCGGCGGAAGTCTGGAACAAGATGGCGGAATCCTACACGGCCTTGCATCCGAACGTTAAGGTGATTGTTGACGTCAAACCGGCACAGGGCTACCGTGAGTGGGTGCAGGCCCAGTTTGCGGCCGGGAAACCGGAAGCGGACTTCATCATGACGAACGAAAACTCGGAGCTGGCAAAAGAGAAATTTGTCGACTTCAAGCCTTATTTGGAGAAAGTCAATCCGTATACGAGCAAACCTTGGAAGGAGGCTCTCAACCTGGAGGGGATGGGTATCAATCTAGAGGATCCCCAGCTTGACCAGCTCAACTCCCTGAACATTGAGTCCGTGCAGATTCTGTGGATGTACAACAAAGAGATTTTCCAGAAGGCGGGCATTTCGTCCCCTCCCAAAACCTTCAATGAGCTTATGGCCGCCTTTCAAAAAATCAAGGACGCCGGTTATACGCCTTTCTCCATCGGCGGAAACGCCCTTTCGCTCTGGAGCGGTCAGGCCGGCTGGCTGATGCGAATATTCCCGGACCAATACTTCCGGGATTACATCAACCAGATCCGTTCAAAGAGCGGGGACTATACTTATTTGCCGAAAGACGAAACTTGGAAGTTTGACTTGAAGGATCCCTATAACGATGCGCGGGCCAAGGTGTCACCAAACGAACTCCGCATGCTGAAGGCTATCCACGACAAAGAAGGCCCGTACAAAATCGAAGGCAATCCTGCTTGGCGGGATGTGTATGAGAACCTGAAAAAGCTTTTCGGCTATGCTCCCCAAGGCTTTATGGGCATGTCGGAGGATCAGGCTTACAAGCTGTTCCTCACGGGCAAGGCGGCGACAATGGTTGCCCTCCCCTCCTCCTATTGGCAGCTTCCGAAGGATTTCAAGGATGCCGAGAAGACAGGGGAGAGCGGCGGAGTCAAGCCGTTTGAATTCGGCTACTTCAACATGCCTTCGATGGAAGGTCCTCTTGTCCAGGCGCCGGCCCGCACGATCCATGTCAATACAGGATTTTACGGTTTCGTCAAGAAGGATGCGGAGCAAACCGCCCTCGACATTGATTTTATGATGTACTTCACCAGTCCGAAAGGCTTCAAGGTATATATGGAAGCCGTTCAGAATTCCAAAGACGCCTCGATGACCGGTGCCCCGATGTTGAACAACATTGAGCTGCCGGAAAGCATGAAGAAGGCATTCGAATCCTTCAGCGCCATCGGAAACACGGAAGGACTTCCGAGCCCGGGCAATGTCTTGGCACGCGGCCTGTACGATTATCAGCCTTCCGTACAAAGCTATGTCGGCCTGATCTCCAAGTATTTCAGCGGGCAGATCGGCGTAGACGAATTCATGAAGCAGTACCAGGCTGATATTGACTCGAAGTTTGAGACCATGATGAAAGAGCGCAAGAAATGGGAGATATCCGATTTGGAGCACCCGGAACGCAAGCCTCCGGTCAGGCAGTAA